The following are from one region of the Mercenaria mercenaria strain notata unplaced genomic scaffold, MADL_Memer_1 contig_3280, whole genome shotgun sequence genome:
- the LOC128552905 gene encoding uncharacterized protein LOC128552905 yields MALTQDSTKCCTDSIVDLSIGQNKKTGLSKSSCVDSGAESDREDGEWSIERQIACLNQADDTDGDHFNNVDGEDKNSKQSEGQRTEDDVSKNDSERNRQMDEEVCKNIKIRDSPGSIERQVIQSQPP; encoded by the coding sequence ATGGCTTTAACTCAAGACAGCACCAAATGTTGCACAGACAGCATAGTAGACCTTTCCATAGGACAGAATAAAAAGACTGGTCTTTCTAAAAGCTCCTGTGTAGACAGTGGTGCAGAATCTGACAGAGAGGATGGAGAATGGAGTATAGAGAGACAAATTGCTTGCTTAAACCAAGCAGATGATACagatggagatcattttaacaaTGTTGATGGGGAAGACAAAAACAGTAAACAGTCTGAAGGACAAAGAACTGAAGATGATGTCTCAAAAAATGATTCAGAAAGAAATAGGCAAATGGATGAAGAAGtgtgtaaaaatatcaagataaGAGACAGTCCTGGCAGTATCgaaaggcaagtgattcaaagtcagccacCTTAA